Proteins encoded within one genomic window of Candidatus Nezhaarchaeota archaeon:
- a CDS encoding 30S ribosomal protein S27ae produces MSKKKRYFRSKIYEIDYNRGVIRLKNKLCPRCGRVMANHKNRWSCGYCQYTIFTSTSS; encoded by the coding sequence TTGTCTAAGAAGAAGCGTTACTTTAGATCCAAAATATACGAAATAGATTACAATAGAGGAGTGATAAGGTTAAAGAATAAACTTTGTCCCCGCTGTGGTAGGGTTATGGCAAATCATAAAAACCGCTGGAGCTGTGGATATTGCCAATATACGATATTCACGTCCACGTCTTCTTAG